The Anopheles moucheti chromosome 3, idAnoMoucSN_F20_07, whole genome shotgun sequence genome contains the following window.
ATCACGACAACATGTACAAGATGCAGTGCGGAGATTTGGATGTGTTCCGCAATTTCTTCGTGTTTGCCTGTCCGAAGTTCGTGTCGCccgttccaccaccaccagatgCACCGATCGATGACTACGTGAAGGAAGCGCTCGAACATCAGATAAACGTGTTCATGGACGAAGTTATACAACAGCAGGAGTTGCCAACCATTCGCTCGTATCTGAAGCTGTATACGACTCTGCCGATTATGAAGCTGGCCGCGTTCATGGATCGTCTGCCCCGAGACGAGGTGGACAAGCAGAAGGTGGAGAATCTGCTCACCCGATTGCTGTGCTTCAAGCACAAGATGAAGAACATCGTGTGGACGAAGGGCTCCAGCGGTCTGGAAGGCAAGTTCCAGTCTGGTTCGGAGTTGGACTTTTACATCGACAAGGACATGATCCACATTGCCGATACGAAGGTGTCGCATCGTTACGGGGACTTTTTTATACGTAAAGTAATGAAATTTGAGGATCTGAACCGCCGTCTTCACGCTATCAAGGGTTAAACAGCAGTGGGCCAGCTGTGCCCGATATTTGTTTCTATACATACTGTAGCCTAATCTGGCATTAATCCAATATACAATAACCGAAAACGTGTGGGGGAACATAGGCCCGCGAATTTTATTCTCGCGTGAAGAGAGAATCAATCGTATTACATAAATGGAAAATCCAGGGAACCGTTGGTAGGAAATCATTGTGGTACAATAAACCATGCTGCCATCGTTGAAGGTTCTCGCCAAAAGTTCGGCTTGAGTTTATGTTTGAgaaattttcatttgtaaGCGTGTCAAGAACGGtgaggccgtattgcttataGCTATCGatgaattattgttttgtattgtacATTACTTTTAAGAAATTTACTtttccaaacagtgaaagtgCACCTTATGCCAGGTGCAGTGGAAGATCAATCCCcatggaggcccagggcggaattatagttggggcctataattttaaaaccgaTGAAGGAGCGGGGGCATTGACGCCCTTGAAATGAGAGAtagcgaaaagcgcagtaaaattcatccaatcaaattactccacgtgaATATGGCGCATATTGCACATCCTGGCGGaatatcgctcattctctgatgcttTGTGCCGGGTGACTGTTCCAGCAGAACTGTGTCGACCAGTACAGCGAGGTGGTCGGCTTGTGTAAAATGTACGAGGGGTTGATAGATCTTGCTGGTGCTCAACAAACCGTAGCAgatctgcaaccacatttgtccaattttcctatgaaagtcccggtgcaagagtcggttcctgtcgcgcgtcgatcgatcgatccacaaaacatctttcgtacggattgtccttggaccatcattgcgggtggatccttcatctcgctgaAACATTACGTCGGCTggaacgaaattccatacaaaccagctgttttcagatttccgataccaggagagcatgtttttcaagaggtaacgcCTGCaacgtggaataaatttgcccatccctattgcattgcatactatcaaacccgtgagagcgatcgctagtgtaaggaagatcaaaGAAACGGAAATCATCCtgcatttcgctcaaactctccgtcgactggtacgaaattccatacaaaaccagctgttttcagattgccgataccaggagaccgcctactccgcgtaccgtttgatccgccgctgaccaGGTGTACTCAGTTGATTTTCATTCTTGTATTTTagtaaaatttgaaattcaaaaaaattgaaagagtCGACACAGTGACATTACGCAAATGTCACCGCAATGTTTTGGTCGACAAAAGAAGcgatttcactttcatttgtGGCAGCGGATAAACAACTACTTAATCCTCAAATAATAAATCGTGCCGTGTGTTCACCtgcaaattggtcatttttggtatGACTGGTTTTCGGTTAAAACACTTGCCAAAAGTGTGTCACATATGTTTACAGTATCAACCGGAAATTCTCTTGATTTCTTTGGATACAGTTGATCCTAGTCATGGGTTCGAACTGAGAGATGTTGTAAATGAGTTAATGTTCCCGATTTCACCGGTAAGTACACGTCCTTTTTCCTAACTCTAGCTGTACATTAATATGTTGATTTGTATTTGTAGGAATGTCAACATCTTACACCGTGCGGTATTTGTGAATCATGCTACAAAGAACTGAGCGAATTTCTTGTGTACCGCAATCGTATGAAACTGATTGGGAAGTTTGTATTCAGCCTAGCGTTATTGCAAAAAGGACAAACAGAACATCTGGAGGATCTCTTCAACGAACGTCATGCAGAACTGTTAATGGTACTGCGTGATCTTAGAGTTACTGATAAACATCAGCTTGTCGTTCAAGATTATTTGGATGAATTTACCGATTGCAAGGTCCAACAAGAGTTGAAGCAGGAAGATACTTGCACACCAGACAGCTTGACACTTACTGGGTGTGACGAACTCGTGGTGCTGCAAAACCAAGCACAAAACCAATATCTAGAACTTCTAGACGAAGAAGAATTTGTTGCTGTAAAAACGGATGAAACTACGAAGGAGTTCAGCAATGAAAGTGAAGAAACTGGGTGGGAGATCAAACCCGAATTCGAGCAGATTGAGGTGGTTTCCTTAGAGCAGAATGATCAGAAAATGACTACAAGGAAATCAACGTTATGCAGTAATCGACAGAGCAAACAAGCTGCAGCATTTCAGCCACACAAGAAATACCATCAGAAGTATTATCAACTAGAACTAAATACCACCAGTATCTAacagtatttatttttacttattttagGGAGCAACGTAACGGCCACAGCTGTAAGCGATGCGGTGAAGAGTTTGACACCAAACAAGATCTCATGCAGCACAAAAGGCTCTCGCATCGGGACCATATGTGCGATACTTGTGGATTGGTTTTcgatacaaagttcgtgttggaaaaCCATCGCAAACGGCACGCAACGGAGCGCCAGTACAAATGTGAATATTGTCCGCTCGAGTATTACACGAAG
Protein-coding sequences here:
- the LOC128302977 gene encoding zinc finger protein 141-like codes for the protein MTGFRLKHLPKVCHICLQYQPEILLISLDTVDPSHGFELRDVVNELMFPISPECQHLTPCGICESCYKELSEFLVYRNRMKLIGKFVFSLALLQKGQTEHLEDLFNERHAELLMVLRDLRVTDKHQLVVQDYLDEFTDCKVQQELKQEDTCTPDSLTLTGCDELVVLQNQAQNQYLELLDEEEFVAVKTDETTKEFSNESEETGWEIKPEFEQIEVVSLEQNDQKMTTRKSTLCSNRQSKQAAAFQPHKKYHQKEQRNGHSCKRCGEEFDTKQDLMQHKRLSHRDHMCDTCGLVFDTKFVLENHRKRHATERQYKCEYCPLEYYTKAEKLLHVRRLHLNAFEVSCPECALMFRTKQTLAQHMKTHTNQRTHTCNTCGFSFKSHTHLNRHTKELHEGVQYRCEHCDTTYRRKDKLRMHVEKMHNIQTYFVCDICLQSYETDAKLQEHKAHHRAPNDLQCGVCLGAYVTQEELDNHLCITYRESYICCNRDFKYHNFYNKHMFLVHGQQTNVRVKPIDGVLLGQYRAKRKQAERCPKCEQEFATRQQKKNHMKQCGLGLVQYDNTSHVANHEEELFLTLNTVTVV